The DNA window GTGTACGGTCCGGTCGCAGACGCCCACCAGCTCCCGCACGTCGACCTCGCCGAGGTGCTCGCCTGACTACTGCAACGGCTCCCGCTCCGGCCGCGCCCGCCGCGTCGGCGGTGGACCGCGCCGTGCGGGGCTACCTCGACCACCTCGCGGTCGAGCGCGGGCTGGCTTCGAACACGTTGCAGTCCTACGAGCGGGATCTCCGGCGGTACGTGGCGTTTCTCGCTGTGCGCGGGGTGCGGCGGCCAGACGCGGTGGGGGAGCAGGACATCACCTCGTTCCTCGCCTCATTGCGGGAGGGCTCGGAGGCTCATCCGCCGTTGGGGGCGTCGTCTGCTGCCCGGACTGTCGTGGCGGTGCGCGGGTTTCACAAGTTCGCGCATCGGGAGGGCATGACGCCGTCGGATCCGGCGCGCGCCGTTCGGCCTCCCTCGCCGCCGCGAAGGCTGCCGAAGGCGTTGCCGCTGGACTCGATCGAGGCGTTGCTCGCGGCGTCGTCGGCTCCGGGGACGCCGTTGTCCTTGCGGGACCGTGCGCTGTTGGAGCTGCTGTACGGGACGGGCGCGCGGATCTCCGAGGCGGTGGGCTTGGACGTGGACGACGTCGACCTGTCCGCCGGGGCCGTTTTGCTGCGGGGCAAGGGGAGCAAGGAACGGATCGTTCCGGTGGGGACGTACGCGCGGGAAGCGGTGTCGGCCTACCAGGTGCGCGCGCGGCCTGGGCTTGCTGCTTCTGGGCGGGGGACACCGGCGCTGTTCCTGAACGCGCGCGGCGGCCGGTTGTCGCGGCAGAGCGCGTGGACGGTGCTGCGGAGCGCGGCGGAGAAGGCGCACATCTCGGCCGAGGTGTCGCCGCACACGATGCGGCACTCGTTCGCGACGCATCTGCTGGATGGCGGGGCCGATGTGAGGGTGGTGCAGGAGCTTCTCGGCCACGCCTCGGTGACGACGACCCAGGTGTACACGCTGGTCACCGTCGACAAGCTCCGCGAGGTCTACGCCGCCGCCCACCCCCGAGCCCGCGCCTGACGTTTCGCATGAGGGCGTCCCTGTAGCGATCTCCTCGAGCGAGGGGACCCCTCCGCCCTTCGCGAAAGTGTGGGGTTCTGGTCGCGACACGCCAGCGTGTCGCGACCAGAACCCCACAGTTTGATGGGACATGGTGGATGGGCCGGGCTATTCGATAGAGGGACGCCCTCATTCGAAACGGCTACCCGTCCGTGATCATGAGCGTGATCATGAAGGCCAACCGGCGTATACGACCAGTTGGGCTTCATGATCACGTACATGATCACAGGCCCCAGTCGTCGGCGTGGCTGCCGGTCGAGGGGTTCCACCAGTTGTGCTTGAGGGTGCCGGTGCTGTCCTGGGCCCAGGCGTGCTGCTCGGTCCCGATCACGCGTGCTTCCGGGTCGGTCGTGATGCCCGTCATCCAGGTGTCGTGGCGTACGCCGACGCCGGTGCGCCACCACCAGTGGTCGAGGGTTCCGTTCGTGCCGCGCGCGAACACGTGCTGCTCGCCGTCGTAGACGAACGCCGCCGGCCGGCCCGTCACACCGGAGCTAGCCCAGGTGTCGTTCTGCCAACCCTGGTTGGCGTTCCACCACCAGTGCTTGAGTGTGCCGCCCGTACCGGTGACCCAGACGTGCTGGGCGTCGCCGTACTGCACCACGACCGGGTCGCCGGTCACGCCGCAGCCGAAGCGTTCGCGGCGCATGCCCATGAACGGGTTCCACCAGCTGTGCTCGAGCTCGCCCGTCGTCGTCCGCGTGAACGTGTGCTGCGCAGTCCCGACCACCATCAGCGCGGGCCGTCCGGCGAGGCCGGTGCCCCACGTGTCGTTCTGCGTGCCCTGGCCGGGCGCCCACCACCAGTGCTTGAGCGCGCCGCTCGCGTCGACCGCCCAGACGTGCTGCGCGTTCCCGACCGTGGTCGCGGCCGGGTCGCCGGCGATCCCGGTCGCCCACGTGTCGGCGCCGACGCCGAGCGACGGGTCCCAGAACCAGTGCCCGAGCGCGCCGTCCGTTCGCCGGGCGAACACGTGTTGCTGTGCGCTGTAGGTGAACGTCACCGGCCGTCCCGCGACGCCGGAACCCCAGGTGTCCCGGCGGATCACGCCGCCGTCGTTGAAGCGATGTCTCAGGTCACCGTTCGGCGCGCGGTCGTAGTGGTGTTGCTGCGCGCCGGACGTGAAGACCTGACTGCCCTCCGCGGTGTACGACGGGCCGTTGCTGCCCGCCGGGAGCGCCGCGCCGGACGCGACGTACGCCCGGCAGACGTTCGCCGCGTCCCAGTCGGTGGCGATGAGCAGGATCGACTTGCCGTCCCGCGAGGCGAGGAGCGGGTTGCTGTACGTCGCGCACGGCACGCCGTCGACGAGGCTGCCCGGGTCGCTGACGGCGATCGGCGCGTCGACGTCGAACCAGGCGCCGGAGCCGTTGTTCGCGTTGCCGAGGATGGTCCGACCGTCGCCGGGCGCGAAGCCGTTGCTGGCGGTCCGCAGCCGCATCGAGGTGAGGAACACGGTGTTGCCGCTCACCGTGATCGTCGGCGTCGAACCGGGGTAGCGGCCGTCGGCCGTCCGTACGGCCTCGCCGATGCTGGCGGGGTTGCCCCAGTCCCAGCCGTCGGGGGAGCGGCGGACGTACGCCTCGCAGTTGTGCCCGGTGCCGCAGACCTCGTAGCTCATGATGAACTGGCCGTTCTGCAGCTTGCGGACCACCGCCATGCCGGGCCGCTCGGCGGTGCCGATCGCGACGACGTTCTTGAAGTCGGTCCAGGTCACGCCGTCTGTTGAGCGCGCGGCGACCAGCTTCTGGCTGTGCGCGGGGTCGGTCTCGTCGGAGTAGAAGACGACGAGGCGACCGTCGTTCGCGACCGTGAACTCCGGCTCCCAAAGGCCCTGGGTGGTCGTCGACGTGGTGACGATCGACAGCAGCGACCAGGTACGGCCGAGGTCGGTGCTCTTCAGCACGCGGACGGACATCCTTCGGTTGGTCGCGTTCAGGCCGTACGAGGCGGCCCAGAGCAGCGTGCCGGCCGGCAGGTCGCCGACCTGGGTGGGGAGCTCGTACAGCGTGTGGCAGCACATGCCGCCGGCGTTGGCCTCGTTGCGTGCCTCGCCGACGTGGGTGTACGTACGCCCGTCGTCGTTGCTGTGGAACGTCGCGCCGACCCAGCCGTTGAGGTTCGTGACCACGGTCGCGACGACCAGCCCGTTGTTGGTGCCGTTGTGCTCGAGCCGGATCACCCGCGGATAGTGGCTGTAGCCGTTCCACAGCAGGCTGCCACCGCTCTGCGCGGCCTCGGCGTTCGGCGGCGAGGCGAGGACCGCCGCCGCGAGGACGGCGGACAGGGCGAGGACGAGGATTGCCTTGGCTACCCGCATGGCTGCCTCCCGTGGCGCGCTTCTACGACGTTGTAACGCGGCCTCGGCTGAACTCGCTAGAGGGCAGAAGTGGCCATTCGGCGATGTCTCAACCTTCAGTTGAGGTTGACTTCCTGGCCCGTTCGGCGCCCGCGTGCCTCCACCGTGCGGTGCGCGGAGCGTGTTTCGATATCGTCATCCGATTGGACTTTGAAGCCAAGGAGACGCCGGCCCGCCGATCCTGATCAACGCGAGGTGGAAAGGGGTGCGCGGTCGTCACCGATGAGCGAGGGCAGGAGGTCACGCGAGCCGTGAACGATTCGACACGCGGTTCCGGGGTCGAGCCTGCCTCGACGTCGGCCGATATCCAGCCCGCCCTGCCCGGAGCCGTCGACGAGCTGCCGACGGGTCCGGCCGTCGCGTTCCCCGACCCGCCGCCGATCGAACGGCACGGACCGGGGCGGGTCATCGCGATCTGCAACCAGAAGGGTGGCGTCGGCAAGACGACGACCACGATCAACCTCGGTGCGTCGCTCGCCGAGCTCGGCCGCAAGGTGCTGCTCGTCGACTTCGACCCGCAGGCCTCGTTGACGATCGGTCTCGGCATCGACCCGAACGAGCTCGACCTGTCCACGTACGACCTGGTCATGGACAGCGACGTGCAGGCGCACGACCTGCTGCTCAAGACCCGCGTCGACGGGATGGACATCCTGCCGTCGGACATCGAGCTGTCGGGCGCGGAGGTGCAGCTGGTCACCGAGGTCGCGCGCGAGCAGACGTTGTCGCGGATGCTGGCACCGATCGTGCCCGAGTACGACGTGGTGCTGATCGACTGCCAGCCCTCGTTGGGGCTGCTGACCGTCAACGCTCTGACGGCCGCCGACGGCGTGATCATCCCGCTGGAGTGCGAGTACTTCGCGCTGCGGGGGTTGCGGATGCTCGTCGACAAGACCATCCGGACCGTGCAGGAGCGGATCAACCCGAAGCTCAAGATCGACGGCATTCTCGCGACGATGTTCGACATGCGGACGACCCACGCGCGGGAGATCCTCGA is part of the Tenggerimyces flavus genome and encodes:
- the xerD gene encoding site-specific tyrosine recombinase XerD, coding for MDRAVRGYLDHLAVERGLASNTLQSYERDLRRYVAFLAVRGVRRPDAVGEQDITSFLASLREGSEAHPPLGASSAARTVVAVRGFHKFAHREGMTPSDPARAVRPPSPPRRLPKALPLDSIEALLAASSAPGTPLSLRDRALLELLYGTGARISEAVGLDVDDVDLSAGAVLLRGKGSKERIVPVGTYAREAVSAYQVRARPGLAASGRGTPALFLNARGGRLSRQSAWTVLRSAAEKAHISAEVSPHTMRHSFATHLLDGGADVRVVQELLGHASVTTTQVYTLVTVDKLREVYAAAHPRARA
- a CDS encoding exo-alpha-sialidase; the protein is MRVAKAILVLALSAVLAAAVLASPPNAEAAQSGGSLLWNGYSHYPRVIRLEHNGTNNGLVVATVVTNLNGWVGATFHSNDDGRTYTHVGEARNEANAGGMCCHTLYELPTQVGDLPAGTLLWAASYGLNATNRRMSVRVLKSTDLGRTWSLLSIVTTSTTTQGLWEPEFTVANDGRLVVFYSDETDPAHSQKLVAARSTDGVTWTDFKNVVAIGTAERPGMAVVRKLQNGQFIMSYEVCGTGHNCEAYVRRSPDGWDWGNPASIGEAVRTADGRYPGSTPTITVSGNTVFLTSMRLRTASNGFAPGDGRTILGNANNGSGAWFDVDAPIAVSDPGSLVDGVPCATYSNPLLASRDGKSILLIATDWDAANVCRAYVASGAALPAGSNGPSYTAEGSQVFTSGAQQHHYDRAPNGDLRHRFNDGGVIRRDTWGSGVAGRPVTFTYSAQQHVFARRTDGALGHWFWDPSLGVGADTWATGIAGDPAATTVGNAQHVWAVDASGALKHWWWAPGQGTQNDTWGTGLAGRPALMVVGTAQHTFTRTTTGELEHSWWNPFMGMRRERFGCGVTGDPVVVQYGDAQHVWVTGTGGTLKHWWWNANQGWQNDTWASSGVTGRPAAFVYDGEQHVFARGTNGTLDHWWWRTGVGVRHDTWMTGITTDPEARVIGTEQHAWAQDSTGTLKHNWWNPSTGSHADDWGL
- a CDS encoding ParA family protein: MQPALPGAVDELPTGPAVAFPDPPPIERHGPGRVIAICNQKGGVGKTTTTINLGASLAELGRKVLLVDFDPQASLTIGLGIDPNELDLSTYDLVMDSDVQAHDLLLKTRVDGMDILPSDIELSGAEVQLVTEVAREQTLSRMLAPIVPEYDVVLIDCQPSLGLLTVNALTAADGVIIPLECEYFALRGLRMLVDKTIRTVQERINPKLKIDGILATMFDMRTTHAREILEQVVVDFGETVFHTIISRTVRFPETNKAGEPITTYAPSSLAADAYRQLARELLARM